A segment of the Streptomyces sp. NBC_01235 genome:
CGTGACGAAGAACAGGGAGACGCCGTGCTCCTGGGCGTACTTGGCGACGTCGAGGACCGGCTTGTTGGCCGGCTGCGGGTAGCTGAAGCCGAAGTCGGTCTCCAGGGTGGTGTTGTCGATGTCGAAGACGATCGCCTGCTTCTCGCCCGGCTTGGCGCCGGCGATGCGCTGCTTCAGCGTCGGCAGGGCCTGGTCCATCACGGCCTGGCAGTCCTGCTGCCAGGTGGCGTAGTCGACGTCCTCCGCGGCGGCCGCGGAGGCGGTGGAGACGGTGGAGGTGCCGGTGGCCGTCGCGGCCTGGGCGCCGGCCGGGACGGCCATCGCCGTGACGGCGGCCGTCGCCACGGCGGTCATGGCTATGCGGCGCGTCCAGGTGCCTCTGGTCATGTGTGGGGTCCTCTCGCGTCCTTGCGCTACCGGTGTCGTGGGCATGGTGATCGCTGGGGGTGGCCTGAGGGGAACCAGCGGGTTACTGGACGGTAGTGGGCGATGAGAGGCTGGTCACAGACCCGCGCGTGCGATCGTGACCGGGGTCACAAGTCGCTTGTGGGGCACGGGAGTAGCCGCCGTCACATTCCGAAGTCCCTTGGGGTGGGGAGCCGGTGACATGCCGCACAGGCGATTCGGGTCCTACTAGGCCAGGTAGTCGCACCCCGAATATGGACAAAAAGGGCATGCGCTCCGGAATCCCGAGTCTCGTTTCGGCCTCCCGTGTGGGCGAGTGTCGAAAGTGTCCGAAAAGGGTGATCTGTCAAGAGGTGGGAAGTTTTGGGGTGAAGTACTAGCTTCCGTCGTAGATCACACGTTTGGGGGTCTGTGGGCCTCGGGGTTACCAAGGGATGGCCACTCCGGCAGAGCTTCGTGCCGGGTGGTTTCTTCTGCCCCCGTCCCCATGAGGTCTTCGATGTTCCAGCGCGTCACGTTCCGTTCTTCCCGTACGTCCCTGCTCCGCACCCGCGTGGCCGTCGGGGCCGCCGTTCTGGGCGCCTCGGTCGTGCTGGGAACCGGAGTGGCGTCCGCCGCCGCGCCTGCCGCCGCGCCTGCCGCCGCGCCCGCCGCCGCCAAGACGGCCGTCTCGGCCGCCTCCTGGATCGACCCGGTGAAGAAGTACACGCTGTCCGCCGGCTTCGCCCAGGCCGGTGCCATGTGGCAGTCCACCCACAGCGGTCAGGACTTCGCCGTGCCGAGCGGCACCAAGGTCATGGCCGCGCACGGCGGCACCGTGGTGAAGGCCGGCGGCAACGGCGCCGGTGACGGCCCGGCCTACGGCAACGCCATCGTGATCAAGCACGCCAACGGCGTCTACTCGCAGTACGCCCACCTCTCGCACATCAACGTGCAGGTCGGTCAGGTCGTCAAGACGGGCCAGAAGATCGCGCTGTCCGGCAACACCGGCAACTCCAGCGGTCCGCACCTGCACTTCGAGATCCGTACGACCGCGAACTACGGGTCGGCGATCAACCCGGTCACCTTCCTGCGGGCCAAGGGCGTGAAGGTCTGACGCTGATGTGATCAGGTGCCCTGGTGCGCCTGCGTCACCAGATCCACGGCGACCTCGAGGACGGCTTTCCGCTTGTCCTCGGGGTCGCCTTCGAGGTCCTGCAGGAAGAACATGCCGGCGTGCAGCGTGAAGATGGCGCTCACGCAGCGGACCTGGTCGGTGAGGGGGGCGTCCGGGTCGATGATGATGTCGCGCAGACCGCGCATGCGGTCCTTGAACGAGTCGCCGATCTGGAGTTCCCGCACGGTCGCCTGGTTCTCCTGCATGAAGCGGAAGAACGGGCTCGCCTCGGAGAGGGCCTGGCTGTAGCGCCGGATGAGCTCCCGCTTGGTCTCCAGGGTGTGCGGCTGGCTCTTGCCCCACTCGATCAGGTCCTCGATCGGCTTCGTCAGATCCCTGAAGATGCTGACGATGATCTCTTCCTTGGTCTTGAAGTGGTAGTACAGGGCTGCCTTGGTGACCTCGAGGCGCTCCGCGATCTCGCGGAGGGAGGTCTTCTCGTAGCCCTGCTCTGCGAAGAGTTCGAGCGCCACGTCCTGGATGCGCTGGCGGGTGTTGCCGCGGCGCTGCTGCTTGGTGCCGTCCATGGTGACGTCCATCCTCGTACTCCTAGAGCTCCCGCGGGAACTTACTTGCCGTCCGGCTAGTTCGAGGCGGGAACTTACTTGACGCCCGGCTAGTGGCAGGTCTACTTTCCCCAGTGTAGTGAACTAGCCGGGCGGCAAGTAAGTAGCCGGTCGGGGGGAGTACCCAGGGGAGTGGGGAAGATGGCGGACACAAAGACAGCGGAGACCGGGGCGGAGAAACCACCCAGGAGCGTACGGGTCGTCCTGCTCGCGCTGATGATCACGATGATGCTCGCGATGCTCGACAACATGATCGTGGGCACGGCGATGCCGACGATCGTCGGCGAACTCGGCGGGCTCGAACACCTTTCCTGGGTGGTGACCGCGTACACCCTCGCGACCGCGGCCTCCACCCCGATCTGGGGCAAGCTCGGCGACATGTTCGGACGCAAGGGCGTCTTCATGTCCTCGATCGTGCTCTTCCTGATCGGTTCCGCGCTCAGCGGCATGGCCCAGAACATGGGCGAACTGATCGGCTTCCGCGCGATCCAGGGCCTTGGCGCGGGCGGTCTGATGGTCGGCGTCATGGCGATCATCGGCGACCTGATCCCGCCGCGGGAGCGCGGCAAGTACCAGGGCATGATGGCCGGCGTCATGGCGCTCGCGATGATCGGCGGCCCGCTCGTCGGTGGCACCATCACCGACAACTGGGGCTGGCGCTGGTCCTTCTACATCAACCTGCCGCTCGGCGCGGTGTCGCTGGCCCTGATCAGCGTCGTTCTGCACCTGCCGAAGAAGCGGGCGAAGGCGGGCATCGACTACCTCGGCGTCGTGCTGCTGACCGTCGGCATCACCTCCATCGTCCTCGTCACCACCTGGGGCGGCACGGAGTACGCCTGGACGTCCGCGCGGATCATGGAGCTCATCGGGATCGGCGTCGCCTCGCTCATCGGGTTCGTGTACTGGCAGACCAGGGCCGCCGAGCCCATCGTGCCGCTGCACATCTTCCGCAGCCGCAACTTCACCCTGATGTCGCTCATCGGCTTCATCACCGGCTTCGTGATGTTCGGCGCGACCCTCTTCCTGCCGCTGTACCAGCAGTCCGTGCAGGGCGCCTCCGCGACCAACTCCGGGCTACTGCTCCTGCCGATGCTCGGCGCCATGCTGGTCACCTCGATGGTGGCCGGCCGGGTGACCACGAACAGCGGCAAGTACAAGATCTTCCCGGTCGTCGGCAGCGTCCTGATGGTCATCGGCCTGTACCTGCTGTCGACGATGGACACCGGGACCAGCCGATTCACCTCCGGTGTGTTCATGGCCGTCGTCGGACTCGGCATGGGCTGCCTGATGCAGATCACGATGCTGGTCGCGCAGAACAGCGTCGAGATGAAGGACATGGGCGTCGCGTCCTCGTCCACCACCCTCTTCCGCACGCTCGGCTCCTCCTTCGGCGTCGCGATCATGGGCGCGCTGTTCAACAACCGGGTCCAGGACGTCATGTCCGAGCGGGCCGGTGCGCTGGGCTCGAAGATCACCGAGCAGTCCGCGCAGCTGGACGCGGCCAGCCTGGCCAAGCTGCCCGTGGCGGCGCGGGAGGCCTATCAGCACGCGGTGTCGGCCGGCACGCACTCGGCGTTCCTGCTGGGAGCCGTGGTGGCGGTGGCCGCGCTGGTGGCGGCGGTGTTCGTGAAGGAGGTTCCGCTCAAGGGAGCGGGGCCGCAGAAGGCGGACGAGGCGACCGACGGTACGGCCGCCGTGCCGCCGACCATGGTCGAGACAGTCTGACCTGCCAGTGACCGAAGGCCTCCGGCGGTGTCCGCCCCGGGGGCCTTCGCCCTTTGCGCCTGAGTCGGCGCCGCTCTCGCGGACGTGGTTGACCGCCCGAGAAGCTCGACTTCGAGGTGCGCGATGACGTCTCCATGGGGGAGATGCGCTGGATCACCGTCGGAGCCAAGGACCAGCCCGGGGTGGAGCTTGCCCTGATGAGTCTTGACGGGCCCGGCCTCGACCCCGAGTCCTCCGAGGCGCTGAAGAAGCTCGTCAGCAAGGGCGCCCTGGGCGCGGGCGCGTTCCGTACCGACGACTGCCGCGGCGACTACGAGACCTTCAAGGCGCGGGGCGTCGAGTTCCTCCAGGAGCCCCAGGAGCGGCCGTACGGCATCGAGGCGATCTTCCGCGACGACAACGGCAACTGGTACTCACTGACTCAGCGCAGCGAAGAGCTCGACTTCTCGAAGGACTTCGGCTGAGGCCCTCGCGGTCACGCCCCCTTGGCCCCACACGCCGTCGTCACGGCACTGGCCGTCGTCACGGCATCATCGGGTGGCTTCCCGTGTTCGTCGGCGCGTGCTCGGGCAGCCACAGGACGGCGACGGCGCCCTCGGCGGGTATGTGCTGCGGAGCGCCCGCAGGCCGTACGTTGCGGAAGGTCAGCCGGGCGCCCAGGACGCGGGCCTGGCCCGCCGCGATGGTGAGGCCGAGCCCGTGGCCGTGCCCGGCGCGGTCGGTGCTGCCGGTGCGGAAGCGGCTCGGCCCCTCGGCGAGCAGGTCCTCGGGGAAACCGGGGCCGTGGTCGCGGACCCGGATGACCCGGCCCTCGACGGTGACCTGGATCGGCGGCTTGCCGTGCCGGGCGGCGTTGGCGAGAAGGTTGAACAGGACCCGCTCCAGACGCCTGGGGTCGGTCGTGACCATCGACTCGTGCACCACCCGTACCTCGATGTCCGGGTCCTTGGCCGCCACCCGCCGGGCCACGAACTCGCCCAGCACGATGTCCTGAAGCTCGGCCCGCTCCGAGGCGCCGTCGAGGCGGGCCACCTCCAGCACGTCCTCGACGAGGGTGCGCATGGCCTTCGCCCGGTCCAGGACCAGCTCCGTCGGCCGGCCGGGCGGCAGCAGCTCGGCGGCCGTCAGCAGTCCCGTCACCGGGGTGCGCAGCTCGTGCGCGATGTCGGCGGTGACCCGGCGCTCGGCCTCCAGCCGTTCCTGCAGTGTGTCCGCCATGGCGTCCACCGCGCTCGCCAGGTCGTCGGTCTCGTCCCGCACGACCCCGCCGATGGCGTCCCGCACGCGGACGTCCGACTCGCCCTTGGCGACCTGGTTCGCAGCGGCGGCCGCCTTGCGCAGCCGGCGCGAGAGCTGTCCGCCGATGAGCACGCCGAGCGCGCTGCCGCCGAGGACGACCGCGATGGAGCCGATCACCAGGGCCTGGTCGAGATCGTTGAGGATGTCCGTGCTGCGGTCGGTGAACCCGGTGTGCAGGGACAGCACATGCCCGTCCTTGACCGGCACGGCCGCCCAGATGTCCGGCACCCCGCCCGCGCGGTCGGAGACGAAGGTGGCCCGGCGGCCCTCCTGAACCTTATCCCGCAGCGCCGGCGGCAGGTTGGAGTCGTCGATCTTGATGTTGGGGAAGTGGAAGTTCGGCCTCCCCGACGCCTCGTAGTTGCGCTGGGCGATCTGGACGCGCTCGTCGGCGAGGTCGCGCGCGTTGTCCAGCATGGACACGCGGGCGGCGTTGTGCACGACCAGACTGAGCGCGATCGCCACCAGCGCGCCGACCAGCGCGATCGCCGCACTCAGCTTCCACCGCAGACCCGTACGGATGCCCATGCGCTCCGTGCGAGCCGGACCCAGCTGCCGGATCATCCCCCGCATACTCCTGCCCCTGCCCCGCTCAGGCCTTCAGCTTGTAGCCGAAGCCGCGGACCGTCTCGATACGGTCCTGACCGATCTTCGTTCGCAGCCGCTGCACATGGACGTCGACGACCCGGGTGTCGCCGCCCCAGCCGTAGTCCCACACCCGCTCCAGCAGTTTGTCGCGTGAGAGGACCGTGCCCGGGGCGGAGGAGAACTCCAGCAGCAGGCGCATCTCGGTCGGGGTCAGCGCCACCGGGTGCCCGGCCCGGCGCACCTCCATGCCCTCCGTGTCGACCTCCAGATCGCCGAAGGTCAGCACACCACCGGCGGCGGAGGCGGCGGGCTCGGTGCGGTCGCCGCCGCCCGCGTGACCGAAGCGGCGCAGCACGGCGCGGATCCGGGCGACCAGCACGGCGCCGTCGAAGGGCTTGGTCACGTAATCGTCGGCGCCGGCCTCCAGGCCGAGGACGACGTCTATGGAGTCGGCGCGCGCCGACAACATGATCACCGGCACGGTGGACTCGTCCCGGATGCGCCGGCACAGGCTCACGCCGTCCAGGCCGGGCACCATGACGTCCAGCAGCGCGATGTCGGGGCGGTCGGCACGGAACGCCTCGAGGCCCGACAGGCCGTCGGGCATCGCGGTGACCGCGAAGCCGTCCCGCTCCAGGGCGAGCTGGGTGGCTTCGCGGATGACGTCGTCGTCCTCGACGAAGAGGACGTGGGTCTGGTCTGCCATCCCGGTGCTCTCAGTTCTCGTATGCGTTTTCGTATGCGGGTCGGTCGTCGATCGTCGGTCTGCCGTCCGGCGGTCTGGGGTCCGTCAATTCTGGGGTCTGCCAGTCTGCGGTCCGCCAGGCTGTCGGTCTCCTGTCGAGGGTGCCCCTTGAGTGGACGCCCGGAGCGCGGCGAGCGTTCATTTCTCGTGCGGCCCGCCTCGCCCGACACCCATTGATCGGAACGACCGGCCCGATCGGTTCACACTGCCGGAAGAATTTTTCGGCCGGCCGATCCCGGGCAGGTCAGCCGGCCTCCGGCGCCATCGTCGGTTCTCCGCCGACGACGCTGCTGTAGTCGTTGTGCCAGCTGAACTCCTTCATGAAGCGGCCCGACGCCCAGCGGTACGTGATCACGTTCTCACCGGACGGGCTGGAGACGGGGTCGCCCTTCTCGTACACCTGCTTGGTCACCACCAGGTCGCCCCGGTCCATCTCCGCATAGACCGGTGGCTCCTCGGCCTTGAACACGTTCTCGTAGCCGTCGTCGTTCTCCCGGTACACGTACGAGCCGACGCCGACGGCGTCACCGCAGGTGAGCACGTTGACGATGAGGTCGCTGCCGGAGCCGCCGGTGAGGTTGCCGTACGAGACGTCGACCGGGTACTCGTCGCCGACGCACGGCTTCAGCTCGCGCTTGACCTCCGCCGAGACGGCGGGGTCGTCCTTGACGAGCCGGACCGCGTCCGCCCGGTCGGGGGTGTCGGTGGGGGCGGCCGAGGGCGAGGCTGTGGCGCCCGCCACCGCCTCGGCGTGGGCCGGGCCCTCGTCACGGGCACCGGTGCCGCCGGTTGCGCAGGCGGAGACGAAAAGGGCGAGGGCGGCGAGCACGGACATCGCCGTGATCGCCGCCTGGATGGTGCCTCGGGCCGATGATGGCCCGGCCTCGGTCAGGCCGCCGCGCAACGCTCCCGCTCCTCACGCTCCAGCGCGCGTGCGTCCAGATCGCGGGCTTCCAGCTCCTCGCGGAGCCGGGCGAGCGCCCGGTGCAGCGTGCTCTTGACCGTTCCCGCCGACATGCCGAGGGCGGCGGCCGTCTCCTCCGTGGACATCTGCTCCCAGTGTCGCAGCACCACGACACTGCGCTGCTTCGGAGCGAGCACCTTCATCGCGTCCATCAGCAGGGCGCGGTCCGCGTGCTGCTCGGTGGAGTCGTCCACACAGGCGTCCGGGAGCTGCTCGGTGGGTACTTCCTCGAGCTTGCGGGCCCGCCACCACTCGGTCCGCGTGTTGATCATGACCCGGCGCAGGTAGGCGTCCGCGAGCCGCTTGTCCGCGATGCCGTCCCAGCGGCCGTACGTCCGGGCCAGGGCGGTCTGCAGGAGGTCCTGCGCGTCGACCGGGTCCGGGACCAGCCGCCGGGCGCTGCGCAGCAGCGCGTCCTGCCGGGTGCGGACATACTCCTCGAACTCGAGCACCTCGCCCTGCGCCATGGTCAACCGCCTCCGATTCCCCGTTCCGGCGGACTGTCGCCGCCGGTTCACTGCTGTGGTCTGTGGCCCGTCGGTCCCCGCCGGGTACGCAGATGAAGCTACGGAGGTGTTGTCACGGCGCTGTCCGAAGCAGCCTGCGGCTAGCCCTCAGCTGTCCGTCGGTTGTGTAACGGAAATGGGTTCGGGGTAAGGGGCCGGGCTGAATGATCTGTATATGGGTTGATTTATCCGTCGGTTGAGTGTGACAAAGGCCTGTCGTCGGCCGTGACGTAGCCGTCTGTCTGTGAAATGACCGTGTGTCAGGCCTGCGCGCGTGCCTGTGCCAAGTCCTGTGTCGGGCCCGCGCGTGGGGCTCGTATGCCGGGCCCGTGTGTCAGGTCAGCGGCAGGCGGTACAGCCCGCCAGGCAGTGGTTCCACGAGTCCGTCGGCGACGAGGCCGTCCAGTGCCCGCGCGCGTTGCACCGGCTCGTGCCACACACGGTCGAGGGCCGACTGCGGCACGGGCGCGTGCGCGTCCCGCAGGACGGCGAGCAGCTTGCCCCTGACCTGCCGGTCCGTGCCGGCGTAGGTCTGGCCGCGGCGCGGCGGCCCGTCGTGCTCCGGCTTGCCCGCGAGCCGCCACGCGCACAGCGCCGCGATCGGGCAGCGTGCGCACGTCTCGTTCTTCGCCGTGCAGACGAGCGCGCCGAGCTCCATGGACGCGGCGGCCCAGCGCGCCGCGGTCGGCTCGTCGTCGGGCAACAGGGCGCGGGCCAGCCTGCGCTCGGCGGCCGTGGTGGCGTTGGGCGGGTACTGCACGCCTGTGACGGCGCGCGCGAAGACGCGGCGGACGTTGGTGTCCAGGACGGCGTGTCGCCGGCCGTACGCGAAGGAGGCGACGGCCGCGGCCGTGTACTCGCCGATGCCGGGCAGCGCGAGAAGCTGCGTGTGGTCGGACGGTACGTCGCCGCCGTGCCGTTCCGTTATCGCCACCGCGGCGCCGTGCAGTCGCAGGGCGCGGCGCGGGTAGCCGAGCCGCCCCCACGCGCGTACGGCCTCGCCGGGGGCCTCCGCGGCCAGGTCGGCGGGGCGCGGCCAGCGGGCGAGCCACTGCTCGTAGACCGGCAGGACGCGGCTGACCGGCGTCTGCTGGAGCATGAACTCGCTGACCATCACACCCCACGCGCCGGCCTCGGGGCGCCGCCAGGGCAGGTCGCGGGCGTTGTCGTCGAACCAGTCGATCACCGGGGAGTGCAGGTCCGCTCCGGAGGCGTCGGCGCCGGCGCGGGCGGGGCTGCTGTACGGGGGCTTCGTGGGCGCAGTCATAGCCCTTCCGATCCTGCCATGCGCACCGGGGCACGCGCGCGTACCGCCACTCGACCGGGTCCGGTGCCGGGAGCGCGCGTGCCGCGGCCATGGCCATGGCCAGAGGTGCAACGGGTGCGATCGTCAAGGGGTGCGGGCCGCGCGTGCCGAAGTCGGGTGCGGGAGCCGTGGCTTCCGGAATGATGATCCGGAAAAGTTGTCCGCCCGGCGGCGGGTGGGGCCAGCGAACGCGTCGATCTCTCGTACAGTTTGCGCCGTGGGATCTCTGCGCAATCCGGTCGGGCCGCTTCCCTCCTCCATCTACTGGCGACGGAGGGTCGTACTGCTGTCCGTGTTCGCCTTGTTGGCGCTGCTGATCCTGTGGGTGGTGACCTCGGGCGGGGGTGGCGGGAACAACGGTGCCGATGGTGGCAACGGCAAGAATCCCGCGTCCTCCATCACGCCGGGTCCGTCCGGATCAGGGCCCGCGATCAGCCAAAACCCGGGCGGGCGTGACGAGTCGAGTGCGGGCTCCACCAGCGGGTCCGGCTCGGGGTCGGACTCGGGCTCCGGGGGTGGCACCGGCTCCGGCGGCTCGGACGGCGGCTCGGCGGGCTCCGGCACCGACGACAGCGCCAACGGCAGCGGCAGCGGTACGGCGACGACCCTGCCGGCCGGGACGACACTGCCCAACTGCACTCCCAGCGTCGTCACGTTGAGCCTGCGCAGCGTCCAGAACGCCTACTCGCCGGACCAGACGCCCACTTTCCTGCTGACCGCGAAGAACAGTTCGGGAAGCGACTGCAAGGTCGATCTCGGGCCGAAGACCGCGGTGTTGACCATCACCAAGGCGGGCAACGACGACGACTACTGGTCGTCCGCGGACTGCCCCAAGGGGTCCGGGAGCCTGCTGTACCGGGTGCCGGGCGGGGACAGCTTCACGTACACCCTGAAGTGGGACCGCAAGCCGAGCGCCCCGGAGTGCGCGACACCTCCGGCGGGGGCGGCCGGAGCGGGGACGTATCTGGTGGAGGCGAAGGCTCCGGGGTTCGCGAAGGCACAGACGTCGTTCGTGCTGGACGACGACTAGGGGAACCGCTCCAGGACCGACCTGGACGTACCGCTCCAGGGCGGACTTGGGCGTACCGCTGCAGGGCGGATCTAGACGTACCGCTCCAGGATCGACGACTCCGCCAGGCGTGACAGGCCCTCGCGGACGCTCCGGGCCCTGGCCTCGCCCACGCCGTCCACCGTCTGGAGGTCGTCGACGCTCGCGGCGAGGAGCTTCTGCAGGCCGCCGAAGTGCTCCACCAGGCGGTCGATGATCGCGCCGGGAAGGCGCGGCACCTTGGCCAGCAGGCGGAAGCCGCGCGGGGACACCGCCGTGTCGAGGGCCTCGGGGGAGCCGGTGTAGCCCAACGCACGGGCGACCGTGGACATTTCGAGCAGTTCGGCGTGGGTGAGCGCGTCCAGCTCGTACAGCGCCTCTTCGACCGTGCGGGAGCGCTTGGCGGTGGGCTCGGGAACGTAGTCCCGGACCACCAGCTCGCGCTCGGGCTCCACGCCCGCGATCAACTCGTCGAGCTGGAGGGCGAGCAGACGACCGTCCGTGCCCAGTTCGACCACGTATTCCGCGATTTCGGTGGCGATGCGACGGACCATCTCCAGGCGCTGGGCCACCGCCGAGACGTCCCGGACCGTCACCAGGTCCTCGATCTCCAGCGCTGACAACGTTCCCGCGACCTCGTCCAGGCGGAGCTTGTAGCGCTCCAGGGTGGCCAGGGCCTGGTTCGCGCGGGACAGGATCGCCGCGGAGTCCTCCAGGACGCGGCGCTGGCCGTCGACGTACAGGGCGATCAGGCGCATGGACTGGGAGACCGAGACGACCGGGAAGCCGACCTGCTTGCTGACCCGGTCCGCCGTACGGTGCCGGGTGCCCGTCTCCTCCGTGGGGATCATGGGGTCCGGCACGAGCTGGACGCCGGCCCGGAGGATCTTCGACAGGTCGGAGGAGACCACGATGCCGCCGTCGAGCTTGCACAGCTCACGCAGGCGCGTGGCCGCGAACTCCACGTTCAGGACGAACCCGCCCGTGCACATCGCCTCGACCGTCCTGTCGGAGCCCAGCACGATGAGACCGCCGGTGTTGCCGCGGAGGATCCTCTCCAGGCCGTCGCGCAGGGCCGTGCCGGGAGCCACCGCGCTCAGCGCGGCACGCATCAGGCCGTCGGCACCGGAACTCCCACCGGACTTTCCGGGAGCTGCCGCCCGGTCGTTGGCTGCCACTGCACTCCTCCGGTCACAGGGTCTGGGGGTTCCCGTTTCGCGCACTCGTTTCGTACGGACGGGCGAGACCAGGGCAAAGTCTACCGGCGGTCCTCCGCCTCCCGTGGGGCGTCTCGGCGACGGGAGCGCGGCAGGACCCGTAGGGCGTCCCCCATGTCCGCGACTTCCAGGACCTTCATGCCCGCGGGGATCTTGCCGGGATCGGTCGGCACGAGCGCGTGCGTGAAGCCCAGACGGTGGGCCTCCGCGAGTCTGCGCTGGACGCCCGTGACCCGTCTGACCTCGCCCGCGAGGCCGACTTCGCCGATCGCGACGAGGTTCTTGGGCAGCGGGGTGTCGCTCGCGGCGGAGGCCAGGGCGAGGGCGATCGCCAGGTCCGCGGCGGGCTCCGAGAGCTTCACCCCGCCAACCGTCGCCGAGTAGATGTCCCGCTTGCCCAGCGCGCTGATCCGGCCGCGCTGCTCCAGGACGGCCAGCATCATCGAGACACGGGAGGTCTCCAGGCCGGAGGTCGTACGGCGGGGCGAGGGGATCTGGGAGTCGACGGTGAGCGCCTGCACCTCGGCGACCAGAGGGCGGCGGCCCTCCAGGGTGACCGTCAGACAGGTCCCCGGGACCGGTTCGGCACGACGGGTCAGGAAAAGTCCGCTCGGGTCGGCGAGGCCCGTGATGCCCTCGTCGTGCAGTTCGAAGCAGCCGACCTCGTCGGTGGCGCCGTAGCGGTTCTTGACGCCCCGCACCAGACGCAGGCGCGCGTGCCGGTCGCCCTCGAAGCTCAGGACGACGTCCACGAGGTGTTCGAGGAGGCGGGGGCCGGCGATCGCGCCGTCCTTCGTGACATGGCCCACCAGGAGCGTGGACATGCCGCGTTCCTTGGAGGCGCGGATCAGGGCGCCCGCGACCTCGCGGACCTGGGCCATGCCGCCGGGCGCTCCGTCGATCTCCGGGGAGGCCACGGTCTGCACGGAGTCCACGATCAGCAGGGAGGGCTTCACCTCGTCCAGGTGGCCCAGGACGGCCGACAGGTCCGTCTCGGCGGCGAGGTACAGGTGGTCGTCGATGGCGCCGATCCGGTCGGCGCGCAGACGGACCTGGGAGGCCGACTCCTCGCCGGTGACATACAGCGTGCGGTGTTCGTCGCTCGCCGACTTGGCCGCCACGTCCAGCAGGAGGGTCGACTTGCCGACGCCCGGCTCACCGGCCAGGAGCACGACCGCGCCGGGTACGAGACCGCCGCCGAGGACGCGGTCCAGCTCGGGCACACCGGTGGGGCGGGCGGTGGCCTGACGGCCGTCGACCTCGCCGATGGGCAGGGCGGAGGTGGTGACGCGCCCCGGCGCCGTCGTACGGACCGCGGGCGCGCCGTACTCCTCGACCGTCCCCCAGGCCTGGCACTCGGGGCACCGGCCGAGCCACTTGGCCGTCTGCCAGCCGCATTCGGTGCAGCGGTAGGACGGGCGGTCCTTGGTGGTCTTCGTACGGGCAGCCATGGGCAAACCGTAGCCCCCGCCACCGACAGCCGGACGTGGCTGTGGACAACCGGGCTCCCCGGACACCCGGCGCCTTCGGCCCCGTGCGGACAGGCGCCCTCCGCGCAGCGGACCGGCACCCCCTGTGAATTGGCCACGCCCCGTCACGAACGGGCCACGGGACCCCCCTCCGCTGTCCCCTTATGAGGGATCGTTTCACCCGTACGGATTAAAAGGACTCAAGGGACAAGTAGACCTCGTTCCGCGCCGCCTACGGTCGCACGGGTGATGAGCAGCAGCCCGGAAACCTCGACCCGCACGACCGGCGCGCACCGGGCGCACCGGGAGGTGCGCGACGGCGCTGCGGCGCGCACGCTCGCGCAGCGGCCGCCCGCGCGCTACGAGCCGTACCTGGACGGCCTGTTCACCTACTGTCTGTCCGTCCTGTGCGACCACGACGCCGCCACCGCAGCCCTCGGTGACGTCCTCACGTTCGCCCAGCGGCGCGGCCAGCGCGTCCCGGAGGCCGCGGGCGACCGCCGGGCCTGGCTGTACGCGCTGGCCCGCTGGGCCTGTCTGCGCAAGCTCGCCGAGGCCAAGCAGAAACGTCAGGGCACGCACGCGGCGGCACGGAACGGCACCCGCCGACAGCCGGGCACGAAGCCCGCGACTTCCACCACTTCCGCGACGTCCCCGGCCCCTGCCGGCGCGGCCGGTCCGGCCGCGACCGACGAGGCCCAGGAGCAACGGGGGCGCGAACTCGCCCTGCTCGCCTGGCCGGAGGCCGCCGGCACCACCCCGGAGCAGCGCGAGGCGCTCGAACTCGCCGTACGCCACCACCTGGCCGCACACGAGATCGCCGCCGTCCTCGGCAAGGACCTCGCCGCCGCCCGCGAACTGCTCGCCTCCGCCGCCTGCGAGGTC
Coding sequences within it:
- a CDS encoding HAD family acid phosphatase; amino-acid sequence: MTRGTWTRRIAMTAVATAAVTAMAVPAGAQAATATGTSTVSTASAAAAEDVDYATWQQDCQAVMDQALPTLKQRIAGAKPGEKQAIVFDIDNTTLETDFGFSYPQPANKPVLDVAKYAQEHGVSLFFVTARPGIISGVTDYNLKYVGYQVSGLYVRGFLDLFKDVAAYKTAQRVDIESKGYTIIANVGNSATDLSGGHAETTYKLPDYDGQLS
- a CDS encoding M23 family metallopeptidase; translation: MFQRVTFRSSRTSLLRTRVAVGAAVLGASVVLGTGVASAAAPAAAPAAAPAAAKTAVSAASWIDPVKKYTLSAGFAQAGAMWQSTHSGQDFAVPSGTKVMAAHGGTVVKAGGNGAGDGPAYGNAIVIKHANGVYSQYAHLSHINVQVGQVVKTGQKIALSGNTGNSSGPHLHFEIRTTANYGSAINPVTFLRAKGVKV
- a CDS encoding TetR/AcrR family transcriptional regulator; its protein translation is MDVTMDGTKQQRRGNTRQRIQDVALELFAEQGYEKTSLREIAERLEVTKAALYYHFKTKEEIIVSIFRDLTKPIEDLIEWGKSQPHTLETKRELIRRYSQALSEASPFFRFMQENQATVRELQIGDSFKDRMRGLRDIIIDPDAPLTDQVRCVSAIFTLHAGMFFLQDLEGDPEDKRKAVLEVAVDLVTQAHQGT
- the cseB gene encoding two-component system response regulator CseB is translated as MADQTHVLFVEDDDVIREATQLALERDGFAVTAMPDGLSGLEAFRADRPDIALLDVMVPGLDGVSLCRRIRDESTVPVIMLSARADSIDVVLGLEAGADDYVTKPFDGAVLVARIRAVLRRFGHAGGGDRTEPAASAAGGVLTFGDLEVDTEGMEVRRAGHPVALTPTEMRLLLEFSSAPGTVLSRDKLLERVWDYGWGGDTRVVDVHVQRLRTKIGQDRIETVRGFGYKLKA
- a CDS encoding MDR family MFS transporter, which produces MADTKTAETGAEKPPRSVRVVLLALMITMMLAMLDNMIVGTAMPTIVGELGGLEHLSWVVTAYTLATAASTPIWGKLGDMFGRKGVFMSSIVLFLIGSALSGMAQNMGELIGFRAIQGLGAGGLMVGVMAIIGDLIPPRERGKYQGMMAGVMALAMIGGPLVGGTITDNWGWRWSFYINLPLGAVSLALISVVLHLPKKRAKAGIDYLGVVLLTVGITSIVLVTTWGGTEYAWTSARIMELIGIGVASLIGFVYWQTRAAEPIVPLHIFRSRNFTLMSLIGFITGFVMFGATLFLPLYQQSVQGASATNSGLLLLPMLGAMLVTSMVAGRVTTNSGKYKIFPVVGSVLMVIGLYLLSTMDTGTSRFTSGVFMAVVGLGMGCLMQITMLVAQNSVEMKDMGVASSSTTLFRTLGSSFGVAIMGALFNNRVQDVMSERAGALGSKITEQSAQLDAASLAKLPVAAREAYQHAVSAGTHSAFLLGAVVAVAALVAAVFVKEVPLKGAGPQKADEATDGTAAVPPTMVETV
- the cseC gene encoding two-component system sensor histidine kinase CseC, with product MRGMIRQLGPARTERMGIRTGLRWKLSAAIALVGALVAIALSLVVHNAARVSMLDNARDLADERVQIAQRNYEASGRPNFHFPNIKIDDSNLPPALRDKVQEGRRATFVSDRAGGVPDIWAAVPVKDGHVLSLHTGFTDRSTDILNDLDQALVIGSIAVVLGGSALGVLIGGQLSRRLRKAAAAANQVAKGESDVRVRDAIGGVVRDETDDLASAVDAMADTLQERLEAERRVTADIAHELRTPVTGLLTAAELLPPGRPTELVLDRAKAMRTLVEDVLEVARLDGASERAELQDIVLGEFVARRVAAKDPDIEVRVVHESMVTTDPRRLERVLFNLLANAARHGKPPIQVTVEGRVIRVRDHGPGFPEDLLAEGPSRFRTGSTDRAGHGHGLGLTIAAGQARVLGARLTFRNVRPAGAPQHIPAEGAVAVLWLPEHAPTNTGSHPMMP